In the Magnolia sinica isolate HGM2019 chromosome 15, MsV1, whole genome shotgun sequence genome, one interval contains:
- the LOC131227647 gene encoding dynamin-related protein 4C-like, translated as MNSLPSSSTSLQEKMAVFGLESPEKDHPEKPVLPPLVSSYNDRIRPLLDAVDRLRHLKVMEEGIELPTIVVVGDQSSGKSSVLESLAGISLPRGQGICTRVPLIMRLQNVPTDEPQMHLEYQGKIVPTSENQISDSISMATDEIAGNGKGISNTPLTLVVKKKGVPDLTMVDLPGITRVPVHGQPEDIYEQVSNIIMDYIKPKESIILNVLSATVDFPTCESIRMSQRVDKTGERTLAVVTKADKAPEGLLEKVTADDVNIGLGYVCVRNRIGDETYEDARIEEATLFKSHPLLSKIDKSIVGIPVLAQKLVQIQANSLSQCLPDIVKKINDKLNKNVTDLNNMPRNLTNVADATQAFLRVVGAAKESLKKVLLRGEFEDFPDDAKMHCTARMAEMLDGFYKDLQSKSSDNYSTSSCAFLMLEIGVLEESKWIGLPNFLQRTAFVALLQRKVRQIALVPLDFIQSVLTYVEEVVIRIVSEHSEEYLQLQSMTKRAVHNLIDKMRDRSVKHVKEIIEMEKIADYTSNPDYVKRWSSLMENQKTFIEVIQNPCVGTKIMFQGFGEVEVGHLRQHSLSMLEQAFDMKMRLTAYWRIVLQRLVDSLALHILFSVKKLVEREMEEEIVNELMGSPTGGIERMLEESPSTTQKRERLNKSIKLLRDSKDVVAKIMDRIVASRHISD; from the coding sequence ATGAACTCTCTTCCTAGTTCATCTACTTCTCTCCAAGAGAAAATGGCTGTCTTTGGTCTAGAAAGCCCTGAGAAAGATCACCCCGAGAAACCAGTACTTCCCCCTCTGGTCTCTTCCTATAATGATCGCATCCGCCCTCTCCTTGATGCTGTTGATCGTCTCCGACACTTGAAGGTGATGGAAGAAGGCATTGAACTTCCAACCATAGTCGTAGTTGGAGACCAATCAAGTGGCAAATCAAGTGTACTCGAGTCACTTGCTGGTATCAGCCTTCCCCGTGGACAAGGCATCTGTACTCGTGTCCCACTCATCATGCGCTTGCAAAACGTCCCCACCGACGAACCACAAATGCACCTGGAGTATCAAGGAAAGATAGTCCCGACATCAGAAAATCAAATCTCAGATTCTATCagcatggccacggatgagattgCAGGCAATGGAAAGGGCATCTCCAACACTCCTCTCACTCTTGTAGTGAAGAAGAAAGGTGTTCCTGATCTTACCATGGTCGATCTTCCTGGAATAACACGTGTTCCAGTCCACGGCCAACCTGAGGATATCTATGAGCAGGTATCCAATATCATTATGGACTACATCAAACCAAAGGAGAGCATTATTCTCAATGTTTTATCAGCAACCGTTGATTTTCCAACATGTGAATCAATTCGGATGTCTCAACGTGTTGATAAGACTGGGGAGCGAACATTGGCTGTTGTTACGAAAGCTGATAAGGCTCCTGAAGGTTTGCTAGAGAAGGTGACTGCTGATGATGTGAACATTGGCCTTGGCTATGTTTGCGTGAGGAATCGAATTGGAGATGAAACTTACGAAGATGCAAGGATCGAGGAGGCAACATTATTCAAATCTCATCCTCTTCTCTCCAAAATTGATAAATCGATTGTTGGAATACCAGTTCTTGCTCAAAAGCTGGTGCAGATTCAAGCAAATAGCCTATCCCAATGCTTGCCAGATATCGTTAAGAAAATCAATGACAAGCTCAACAAGAATGTCACTGATTTGAATAACATGCCGCGGAATCTTACAAATGTTGCTGATGCAACACAAGCTTTCTTGCGCGTTGTTGGTGCTGCGAAAGAATCGCTTAAGAAGGTGCTTTTACGTGGTGAATTTGAAGATTTCCCCGATGATGCGAAAATGCATTGCACTGCTCGGATGGCGGAAATGCTGGATGGGTTCTATAAAGACTTACAATCTAAGTCTTCTGATAATTATTCGACATCATCCTGTGCTTTCTTAATGTTGGAAATTGGGGTTTTGGAGGAGTCGAAATGGATTGGGCTTCCTAATTTCCTTCAGCGGACGGCTTTCGTCGCATTATTGCAACGGAAGGTGAGACAAATTGCGCTTGTTCCATTGGATTTTATTCAGAGTGTCTTAACCTACGTCGAGGAAGTTGTCATTCGCATCGTTTCAGAGCACTCGGAGGAGTACCTGCAGCTGCAGTCAATGACCAAAAGGGCAGTCCATAATCtaattgacaagatgagggataGGTCAGTTAAGCATGTTAAGGAGATTATTGAAATGGAGAAGATTGCTGATTATACCTCAAACCCTGATTATGTGAAGAGATGGAGCAGTTTAATGGAGAATCAAAAGACATTTATTGAGGTAATACAGAACCCTTGTGTGGGGACTAAAATCATGTTTCAAGGCTTTGGTGAAGTTGAGGTTGGCCATTTGAGGCAACACTCACTGTCGATGCTTGAGCAAGCATTCGACATGAAAATGAGATTGACTGCATATTGGAGGATTGTGTTGCAGAGGTTGGTTGACAGTTTGGCTCTTCATATTCTCTTTAGTGTTAAGAAATTGGTTGAAAGGGAAATGGAAGAGGAGATTGTTAATGAATTGATGGGGTCTCCCACTGGTGGGATCGAAAGGATGTTGGAGGAATCGCCATCTACTACTCAGAAACGTGAGCGGCTGAACAAGAGCATTAAGTTgcttagggattcaaaggatgtTGTTGCGAAGATAATGGACCGCATTGTGGCAAGCAGGCACATTTCCGATTAG